A single genomic interval of Asinibacterium sp. OR53 harbors:
- the tsf gene encoding translation elongation factor Ts, whose translation MSTATITAAEINKLRQATGAGMMDCRKALTETNGDFEAAIDWLRKQGQKVAAKRSDREAKEGVIIAKTSADNKTGFIVCISCETDFVSKNADFVAFAQSIADAAVANNVNSAEELNEVVINGAKVSDLINDKLAAIGEKIGVAKFEKIEAPYVASYIHGAYRMGVLVGLSSEAAEAGKDIAMQIAAMNPVAVDADSVPADVIERERAIIVDTMKQDPKMAGKPDEMISKIAEGKLNAFFKEQTLLAQAFVKDGGKSVGEYLKSVGADLKVTGFKRVALG comes from the coding sequence ATGAGTACTGCAACAATTACAGCCGCAGAAATTAATAAACTCCGCCAGGCTACCGGCGCCGGCATGATGGATTGCCGCAAGGCCCTCACCGAAACAAACGGTGATTTTGAAGCAGCGATTGACTGGCTCCGCAAGCAGGGTCAGAAAGTAGCTGCCAAGCGCAGCGACCGTGAAGCGAAAGAAGGTGTGATCATTGCAAAAACATCTGCTGATAACAAAACCGGTTTCATTGTATGTATCAGTTGCGAAACCGACTTCGTTTCTAAAAACGCAGACTTTGTTGCCTTCGCGCAAAGCATCGCCGATGCTGCCGTAGCCAACAATGTGAACAGTGCGGAAGAGCTGAATGAAGTGGTGATCAATGGCGCTAAAGTATCTGACCTGATCAACGATAAACTCGCAGCCATTGGTGAAAAGATCGGTGTTGCGAAATTTGAAAAAATCGAAGCGCCTTATGTAGCTTCTTATATCCATGGCGCTTACCGTATGGGCGTGCTGGTTGGACTGTCAAGCGAAGCTGCTGAAGCAGGAAAAGACATTGCTATGCAGATCGCAGCGATGAATCCTGTAGCGGTAGATGCCGACTCAGTTCCTGCCGATGTGATCGAAAGGGAAAGAGCTATCATCGTAGATACCATGAAGCAGGATCCTAAAATGGCCGGTAAGCCCGATGAAATGATCTCCAAGATCGCTGAAGGCAAACTGAATGCTTTCTTCAAAGAGCAAACCTTGCTGGCACAGGCTTTTGTGAAAGACGGTGGTAAGAGCGTTGGCGAGTACCTGAAGAGTGTAGGAGCCGATCTGAAAGTAACAGGTTTTAAACGCGTTGCACTGGGATAA
- the pyrH gene encoding UMP kinase, which translates to MLPKFKRILLKLSGEALLGDQQNGDPFNPRIIEQYAQDIKMVTDLGVQVAIVIGGGNIYRGMNEAESGIERAHGDYMGMLATVINAMAMQAMLEKIGVYTRLQSAINMEQVAEPYIRRKALRHLEKGRVVIFGAGTGNPYFTTDTAGSLRAIEMKADVILKGTRVDGVYNADPEKDPSAKKFDTVSFQECINQNLRVMDMTAFTLCMENKLPIIVFDMNKPGNLLKVVEGMRVGTLVS; encoded by the coding sequence ATGCTCCCCAAGTTCAAGCGTATTCTCCTCAAACTCTCCGGTGAAGCCTTATTAGGCGACCAGCAGAATGGTGATCCTTTTAACCCCCGTATCATTGAGCAATATGCACAGGATATCAAAATGGTGACCGACCTGGGTGTTCAGGTAGCCATTGTGATCGGCGGGGGTAATATTTACAGGGGTATGAATGAGGCTGAAAGTGGTATCGAACGGGCGCATGGCGATTACATGGGTATGCTTGCCACAGTGATTAATGCGATGGCTATGCAGGCGATGCTGGAAAAGATCGGCGTGTATACCCGTTTGCAAAGCGCCATCAATATGGAGCAGGTGGCCGAGCCGTATATCCGCCGGAAAGCCCTTCGTCACCTGGAAAAGGGGCGTGTGGTAATTTTCGGTGCGGGTACCGGCAACCCTTATTTTACTACCGATACAGCGGGATCACTGCGTGCTATTGAAATGAAAGCAGATGTGATATTGAAAGGAACGCGCGTAGACGGTGTCTATAATGCAGATCCCGAAAAAGACCCTTCAGCAAAAAAATTCGATACGGTAAGTTTCCAGGAATGCATCAACCAGAACCTGCGAGTGATGGATATGACCGCATTTACGCTCTGCATGGAAAACAAGCTGCCCATCATTGTATTCGACATGAATAAACCAGGCAACCTGTTGAAAGTGGTAGAAGGCATGCGTGTTGGTACCCTGGTAAGCTGA